From the genome of Nicotiana tabacum cultivar K326 chromosome 17, ASM71507v2, whole genome shotgun sequence:
TGCCCCCGATTCTGACTCGATGAGACTTTTGCCTCGATTTCGGTTCCCTGTCATCATGTCTCGAGCTTGACTTATTTTGTCAGAGATTGGGATGTACCATGagcccgattttacccgtatacaatgACAATGTCGCATACATCAAGGATATTACTCCGTTATATATAGACTAAACGAATAAATCCTCCAATTTCAACTTCTTTCGTTTTTTTCTTATTGGTGCCCTATCAAGGCAAATTTGTCGAAGAGGTAGAGATGATCTGAGGCCTCACATAGGAATAGGTTTTCCAATTTAAGGACGGAGGATATATCACGCTGTACTTCCTAGTTGTACAATAGACAAATTAGTCTATTGTGGTAAGAATGCATATTAATTAACTACATTTGAGTGATAAAAGTGTAAATAAAGATAAATGTTGTAGATTCATTGAGTTGGTCTAAACACCAGGTATAaataattcttttctttctcaGCTTCTTTGGTCAAACCATCAAgaaccaataataataataataataataataataatagtaatagtaatagtaattcTTTGGTCAGATCTCTTAgttatcaaataataataataataataataataatagaaattttGATCGTCCTTCCGAGAGGTTAAGCCATAATCTTTTTCTTGTAGTTAGAGTTCAAAATTATCATAACTGCCAACAAACCTAATAAACAAGCTATAAAGTGATAACTAAAATAGACTCAGCTTTAAGGAGGATCGTTAAGAGATGCAAACTATATATAAGTTATAATTTACAAGGTAAAAATATGGTATCAAAAGTTGACAACTTTGCTTGAATAAGCTTATGTACTCTGCTGGTCTAGAAGCTTAAATGGCAAGGACAAGCTATTACAACCTTCTTTATTAGACATCTTCAGAAAGTAGTATCGAATTTATAAATACTTATTGAGAACTACCAACAGATTCATGGGTACCAAGCATGAGGTTTTCGAAAGAAAAGACCGACTATTTGGTACAAAAGTTAGCAGCTCAATCCTGTATCCTTTCACTCTTTTACCTTTGGTAATGCTACTTATGCTGCAATCTCAGTATCCTTTCACCCTTTTTTGGTAATGCAACTTATGCTGCAATCCTTTCACACACGGTTATTTCATTGTTGTgtccaaaatcaatatctttgtgAAATAAAGGCCTCGAAGTCACCATCTTTTACTTTGGAACGCTGAGTACTATCTTTGGCTGTTTCTATTCCTAACAGTGGGAATGTCATGATTATGCTTGCCTTCATAGGTTGTTATGACAGTTTTTGGATCACTTGAAGCCCTCTCGACTTGTTTGCGGACATTGCATCCAGGATATGTGCACCGATAATAACTCCTGTATATCAAGTTTGGATGCATAAGGGGATGATACGTTCAACTTAAGAAAAGAACCGTAATCAAATAAATGACCAGTTCCAGCACATATTTTAACACATGTTTTAAAAATGTTCAACAGTAACATGTGAAATCATATTCTGAAAAACAAAGAACTACCAAGTGCTCAAACTAGATATTGCAAACTGATTGTAGCAGTTAATTCTAATCGCGAAAGGATGTTATAACACTTGTCTATTTTATCAGATGCatataaaaaactttctcaaCTCTGCCACGTGctttcacataaaaatacatACATTGTAATTTTTCCACTGCCCTATCAGATTCCAATATCTTGCATTGTCCAAGAGGTTTCAAAAACAAAGTCTGACAGGCCAAATTAATAATCACGAAAGCCATTATTGAATTATTACCATCAAATTCTTCATTGTTCAAAACTAACAAAGGATTATGAGCCGGCAAACTAGATGTTCATTTTACAACCAAGATCcacttttctatttattttccaGCTGAACCAGACTTACATTTTGTCTCTCTTGATTCTGAACAGATTTATCAGGATGAAAGTTTGTCATAGCTACTTGGACtcgtaaaagaaaagaaaagaaaggcgACACAGGCAAAAGCAAACGAGTAGCTTAGAAaggaaaccccccccccccctctcttttGTGATTTATTATCCCCTATCATAAACATGAGATCTAGTTTGGTGATCTGAAACCAAGAGATCTAGTTTGGTGATCAGGTAGCAAATAAAACCTTTAAAAGACTATGGCTGTCTTTGCCCACACGTCACTAAAAATAGCACATCAtattaacaagaatgaaatccaagaattaagaaaaaaaattgatgACCCATAACTTCAAATAACTATATTTTACAGTCTtccttattatattatttgaaaaaAGTTGGTCCTACAACTTGCATTTGCAGTTCCAGAGTGGTCGTCATTAGTCATGCTCATCAACAAAATTACTATAATTCAGCGCCAGAAAACATGGCCTGATTGATTGTTAAGCGCAGTATAAAGTTTCCTCTTCTATCAGACTTCACACTGTATCCATTTCAGAACTATAGTAGTTTGTAAAATCCTGATAGACAAAGTTTCTAAACTATGGGTTTTGGCATATTTCAATAGGACAAGGAGATAAGCTAGCATCATTTCCTGGAAATTAGCAAGCACACACAAGTTCTTCAGTATAATAAACATTATGCAATATAAGATTCATATACAGAACAGCGACTAACGTAAGATTGAGAAGAATCTTGCAGCGGAAGATATGTAAGTACCTTGGGTGCTGATTCCCCTTTACCACCTTCTGCCCATACTTCCGCCATTTGTACCCGTCATCTAAGAAATCAACTTCACTTCTTGTCTGCAGAACAATCTTGGATTCAGCAACTGTGCCATGTGATGAAGGTAGTGTCTTAACTGCCGTCTTCCTGCATCACAGTAACTGAATTAGATCATACTTTTGTTGCTCTacagtttttcttcttgttttagaACAGAAGGATGGGGCATTCTTTACTCATGAAAGCAGGACTCACGTTCTCTTTGCATTTGGTCCATCATGCCCCTCATCTACTGCTACTAAAACATTTTTGGTTTCATCATATTCGCTTTTCACAAGAAGTTCAGATACCATTTGGTTTGAAACCCGGTCAGAACGTGTATGGGAAGACCCATCTGAGCTATTCATAACTGGTGAATCATGCTCAGGTCGAACTTCGGAGCAGTCTGTACCAACCAAAGCGGAACCATCTTTCCTTTGTTTGTTTGGTTGAGGAAGTTCATGGTTGTGCCGGCCATTATATGTGATCTCAGTTATGTGACCATCAACAGATCGCTCGACTTTCTTCTTCACTGGACATTTGAGATGTGTGCACTTATAGTAGCTCCGAGGGCATTCACTAGCCTTTACTTTCTTCTCGCcatattttctccagttgtaaccATCACAAGCTGGTTTTTCGATAGCAACAAAAGACGGCTTGTTCTCAGATTGAGAAAACTCTTGCAGTTCAAATTTCTTACCCTGCTTGTCCGACGGTTCGCTGTCCATTCTAGTTTGTGAAGGTTCCTTTAGCTGCAAAGAAGCTTCCTTTAGCTCAGTTGTCAACTCATGTCCTAATGCTTCTGCTGAAGCCACCTGAGACGAACATTGATCTTCGGCTTGCATTTGCATGTAAGAATTAGAAAATGCAGCCTGTGCTGTAACATGTGCTAGAGCCTGTTGATGTGACATTCCAAAAGGACTCTGCAAACAAATTGAAATACCATTGGATGCATCATATAATTCACAGACTCTAGCTTACTTATGTAGCAAAAGTCCCTTCTAATAGTGGAAACGCCCAAAAGTGGGATGTTTCAAAATTTAGGCAGAACAATGAAGAAAATTTTGCTAGGAATCTAAAATCTATTTTTTCATATATGGGTGGCAGTGAGATTTGAATTACTAATAAGATTAATCCagcaaaaaaaaactttttttttcgcACTCTGGAAGCAGTTTACCAGCTGTAGACTGTAACAAAAGTATAATATTACAAAAGACTTGGCATAGCATTAGTTGAATTACAGAAGTATCAACACCACTAAATTAAAACAGAAAAAGGCGAAAtctttggctatttttgcaagtgAAAATGTACAATTGAGTGGATAATTACCTGAAGTGGAGGAAGAAACCCAGGTGAATTAAGCAATCCAGAAGGACTCAAACCAGGTGGAATCATGAACAAAGGAGATTGGGCCAACACAAGGTCCATGGGCCGATTCTGCTTATACCCTGAGTTCTTTTGACTTCCTTCTCCAGAATTATCCGGCAAAAAGGCCGGCTTTGCAAGTGGAGAAGCCATAGCTCCGGCAAGAAGCTGGGAGAAAGAAGGATAATCAGATGAATCAGGGCTCTGATCGGAGAAGAAACTGGAAACTAGGGACATTGGGCCTGGGCTGAAAGAAGGCATGTTACTAAAAAAGGATTCGAACGACGGCCGAGGTGGGATTGTTAACGCCGGAAACGACATCGCTGAAGCTccccctgtttcccccatttttagTCTTCACAAAAAACAATTAGCTCTGCTCTTATAATTTGGAGTTGCTTTTTCTGTTATCCCTTTTAGCTTTTGGCTGTGACGTTTATATATTGGCTAATCGTAGCGCATATGATGGGGGACTGCAGTCGTCATTCGTCAATGGCGTAATTACTGCTGGGACCTGCTTATTGTACCTTTCTTTTCCCGCTGTGCTTCTGCCTTCTTTGCATTTCGTATCTTGTACCAATCCTAAATTGGCTGCTTATTATTCCTCACTAATATCTTAATTtacttaaaaatatatttataacaatatatacattatttttcctTAGGTAAAAACACCCACTATTtaaaaagatatttatattaaagGCAACTCGGCTCTTGAATCTAAGATATGGTTAAAGGATTAAAAAAGCGTAGTTCAGTGCACTAAGCTTTCGCTATGCACGAGATTCGGGAAAGGATCGGACCACAAGGCTCTATTGTACGCAGCTTTATCTTGCATCTCTGGTTAAggatgaattttttaaaaaaattatatagatcatttattgaagcaaggataaatttgaaaggaaaagaattaatgtGGTTACCAAAAATGAAATACTTATTTTTGACcaatttttttgttgttgctaaaacaACATTAGAAAAGAATCGGAAAGAGTAATTTTAttgaagttgtttttcttctcaCAAACACTCATGaaaattctttttaaaagaataaaataGGAAGAAAACTATAACAATcccaaaacatttttttttcacaaaaacTTTAAATAATTCTTGAAAAACTGTTTATTTGTCCAAAGTGTTTCTAATAGTAGTGTTTGGCAGCCTAGCTAATTTTCATTTGGTGGGAGTTGGCACAACTATTAGTAGCGCAGGATTTACTATCTTACATAGGTTAACTGCAATTCTAGATTTATAGGTTTTAAAAAGTTTTTAGCCAAATCCAAATTAGGTGCTCGGACTAATTTCTTCTGCCCAAAAAAGAACACATCAAATTACTGAGCAATACAAGATCCTTGAAATTCTAAGTCATGCTATATTACTGAActtctcatatttatgttattgaAATCTATAACAACTAAAATTTAGCCAGAAAATATAAAGGAAGAAATTGATTGAGAAATATAGATTATTAAAGTAAATCCTTTGAATTGTTCACTAGACTAAGATTTTAGATATATTAGAGGAGAAGAATAAATAACTACTGAAGTATTTTGCAACTTGTTAATAAACGGATAAGAATATCAGGCGAGTGGGCAAAACACATCTGCACTACATCAGTGTATATACAATGAATTGTTTACCTACCAACTGCTACTTGGGAGAAGTGGATTACTCCAAGTagattattaatattttactacgTACTAGTTTGCAATTTAGACAAGAATTTACCTTATATATACATAAAAGCTTAAACAATTTTATACTATAAACGTGATTTTATTTGCTGTAATAAATCATTTACCATCTTTTATAGGTTACAGACAATGTTTGCTATCAAATATTACTTGTatttagtttttaattatttgaaattgTCCGTGCATAGAAGTTAATTTGTTAAGAAAAAGCAAATGATTTCTATTTGGGGAGTAAGAATTGGAAAATTATCAAGAAGAGAGTCGGCTGATTCAAAAGAAAATCTGGGATATGAATATCATGAAATTCGTTAAAAAAGAATTACTATAGTTTTTTCTTCTCTGATTAATTTtatgaaacaaaaaagaaaaacatgtCGGCTACATGTTACTCTAGCTCTGATCGAAATTCGAGGGGTCAAATAACGTACACGTGGCCCAACTGCAAAAGTATCTTAATAAATAAGGCAAAAAGATGCAAGCAAGTTGCAGTTCAATAAAATAAAGTGATATTCTGTCCTTGCTACAACAACTCAAATAAGTTGTTTATGACAAAAGGCAAGTTGCCAACTTGAGGAGTCATTCACCATCAAATACCTTTCAGCTTAAAGTCTTGAGAAGCCAAATCTAGTAAAAGTAAAATCTTTTCCATCCCCAAGTTCAAATGGAAGTATTTATTTAACTTAGACAAGTCATAGCCAATCCATTGAGCTCAATGAACAAAGTTATATATCAATGACCCTTCCATGTGCATTTGGCTCTCTTGAGAAAAGGATGGAAGTTTGTGAGATAGAATATTGCAGTCGACGGTACAACAACAGTTTTTCAAGGTTAACGGAAATGGCTTACATggatatttttaaaaatagtgAATGCAATTCTTCGTTATCCTGTCCAAGACGCAAAATATTCACTGAACCCTCTAATGCTCAATTCTATATACATTGGGTAGTAGAGTATTTGTCAGCACCAATCAATAAAAATAACGTGACACAATTACTCTATCTTCCGTAATAATTGATACAAATTGGAAAAAGATTCATGTAGGAGCAAAATCAGCTCTCTTTGAATCAGGAAAAGCAACTCAGATTTTGGACTCGATGAAATATGTAGATGAAACAGCCAGGCCCTCTACATCATAAGTGCGGATGAGTCTTTGTCTCTTGCCAGGCGATTCAAGCCAACAAAACTCCAGATGAAATGACCTGGATTCTTGCACACTCTTGGCCACATCAGATGGGTATCCCATGTAAATGCCTCCAGGTAACAAACTCAGCTGGAAACCACCGTCGAATGTCACTAGGTTTTTCGACATGGTACCCGTCCAATGTACATTGGTTGTAATTTTACTCGTACCAGAAGTAGACGTGATATCCTTCATtcaagaagaaaataaaaggaaagtaAATTGGCAGCCAAAAGCTAAGACATTAAATATATTCATTTCAGACACCATATagcctaaaacaaaaataaaataattaaagcaaAATGAAAAGATCAGAACCTTCCCCACCCTCCGGATTATTTTGGATAATTAACTTGAGAGATACCGAAAAGAGTTATACAGTGAGAATTGAAAACAAAAGATCATAAGAGAGTTGTGAACCATTAGTTAGTAGTATTAGTTATCCTCCTTCAGGACTCCTTCAGGAGCAACGGTAAAATGACATCAAAGATGCTCTCTCTCCATATTTGAGCTTAGCCTATGGTGACAATTCCATTCTACCAAGAAATACATGCTTCATAAGGAGCAGAGGATCCAATCATAAAGCATATACAAATATCACTAAACTATTTTAGATTTGTTTCTCAAAGAATGTGCAGGAGAGACTCCATCAGTGTCACAAGGAAACTGGGCAGTGTGACTCATTTAATAGTATGGTCACCATTACATTCTAACCTTTGCATAGAAGGAATTTGTTGCAAGGAGCTAACAAACCTGAACTAGCTGGCCATCCTTGTTCATTTCAAGAACAGCAGTAGTATCTGCTTCAGTAATTGTTGCTCCATAAACACCAGTACGCTTTGTTAGCGAATGACCTTTCCAAGTTCCAAGATGAGGCAGAAGCCTTTCGGAATCCTCCTACAAGATGAACATAGAACGCAATGGCTACACATAAGAACAATCATTTGGTTTAGGTAACTAACATGTCGAATTAAACTATGTTTAGTAGTCTAATGGAAGAATAGAAGGGCAACCCTTCCCCTTTCAAGTCAAAAGTACCTTGAAATTGTCAAAGGATGGAGGAATGACCTCTCCGTTACCTCTTTCTTCAAGGAAAACTAGAATCATTTCCAAAATCCCTTTTGGGTCCATAATATGAAAGGCTCTCACTCGCTTATCTTTCTCCAGTGAATAAAGACAATTTTCACATACAATAGAAGGCCGTTTAGAGGGAAGCTTCAGATTTCTGTGAAGGAAAAGAATTAATTATATGTATCAGTCCTTTATGGGAAAAGATCCCAGCGTCCATAACCTATGCAATTGGATATTAAAAGATGGTCTACAATTTCTACGTGAATGTGACAGGCAATAAGTATGATAGTTGATTTCATCTGATAAAGCTTACGACAAGTCCTATCTCTTAACTCCAAGTTTGGAACTTTTGTTCCTGTGTGCATTCAAGCAATAGAATGCAAGGAAGCATGTTCCAAAAAAATCACGCATATTTCAACAGGGGATCAAATAATAGGACAAACACAGGAAGTACCGAATACATCTATATCCACATACACAACTTCaaccccccccaaaaaaaaaatccaaccaACATATTGCATGTAATTCGTCCTCTTTTGTGAAGTTTACAATATCCGCATCATTTTCATCTGCTCAACTAAAATGTAACTAAACCATTATTTAATCAAAACAACTTAATGATTCTGTAATAAATTTAAGGTTAAAATATAGTAATAGGAAAAtatccaaaatattatttaacagtCAGCTAGATATCTACACGGCCCTTGAATGCCCTCACTCAACTTGCAAGAGAATGTCgtaattttcaagaatattatGATAGTTGTTACATTGCCCTCTCTGATATGTTAAACAAAATAACTAGTAGCCATGATTCATTAGGAGCAAAATTATTTGGCGAAAATTAGAGAGTATGTCTTTTGGAATTCAGCAGATACCATTCACAAGGGACAAAAACACCAATCTAAACACAAAAGAGACAAGGCGAAAACATCCAAGATAAGCTAGAAGCAGCAACATTCAGACCACACAGGGTATTATTTCCAAAATAGAGCTTGAAGCAAACATAATTTCAACCGCTGATTTCATCAGAACTGATACTTCAGCTTATCCATTGAGTCATCTCCACTTAAGAACAGTTACCTTGGTGATTCTTCTCCAATATCATCTTCACCAAGCACTCCCTGTCTTAACACTGTCTCTAACATGCCAGCAGTCTGATATCTTAGTGCATACGCCTTCTCCTTGGGGAAGAAGCCAATCTGCAAACTACTTTTAGTGGTACCTCAAATGCAATAAAGTctgaaaagcaaagaaaattgtAGATAACAGTCTCAATTAAGCATGACCAGTGAGTGGATGTAAGTTAGTTCTCTGTCTTAGTGAAGCTCACCTGTTGATATTTGTCCACAGTAAACATGTTGGTCTCTTTGATTTTGTATTCAAACCACTCCGGTTCAGAATCATCACCAGAAAATGAAGTGGTAGATTGAGGCTGTTTGATGTACAACCTAAAGTTTGAACCCAATTAGTTTACTTGTCTTCCAAACCATACAGTGGACAAACATTACAGTATCCGAGGTTATAGAGGATACCCTACATTACTGACCAGTGACCACTGTTAACTAATTTTATATGGATGGAAGGTAAACATCTAGAAAGTAAAGGGGCTTATGAATCAGAAAGGCATGTGGGACTTTGGCCTTCCTAATAAAGGCTTCAAATTTACTGTATTTAAAACAGCGGAAAATTTTGGTTTTTGTGCTCGCAAAAGCTACTTGTACTTATAGATATGCACGACGCTGAATGAAAAATTTCTCAAAATTCacaaacaagaaaaagagaaaggcacGTCGatttctatctatattattataaaagcatgaatacaatgtcggtttacaaaaataaccttataatattaagcataataactcataataaaaggacataaccgaaatTCTTGATATTagtcttataatcctattagttttagggcATAATACTACACATTGGGAATCCtccatgattacctttaggaatcctattagtataattactttcgggctgcctaattcatataaaattgaacaagtaaatatctttagtcatgtaatcctattacttttaggatatactttttaaaaattcctattactaatttaattcgaaaacgtattataatgtcctattactaatttaatttgagaatgtattatattgtcctaATCCATTCAGAAAAAGGAGAGCatatttattataaaagcataattaaatacaatattaatataccaaaatagccctaaaatattaagcgaaagaactcatagggaaaggacataactgcaataacctatttttGGACTATAATACGTTctttgctaatttttaatatttaagattttaaagttaataaaattttgtctattaaattcttattaaaaatatgtaggaaggtttaatgaaatcaattccataagaatcCTCCGTATTGACAATACATTACtactccataatgtccaatacctaaaaaaaaaagtaatattaaatggattgcataaagagttgaaattgagaaaaaaataccCCCGCGATAATATATTTTTgcattatatttgaactattttcctactcaaataatgttattttatcaatttttcgtgtaatattgaaaaatatccaattattaaacaacaactatgaaaatatttaagaatataaatgtgtgagaaagagaaaaaaaatggttggtaagagtcaataccactaatgattctacaaacataaagatctaaaagtgaaatgtcatatcaatctttttactctttgaaaataaaatttatggtagataaaattataattaagaataaatattcaaaacaagagatgaactaatattaagatctgaatcaacatagaataaattatttttatgttaaaaccaaataattaaatcttttaattaattatttatcaagagaatccaattcaattattttttaaattcatcatatgagtaaaatttttattcaagttaaaaaaaaaatcttagtgaacagatccagtattcagtgtcttcttgcttcgtgtcggaaacgaagaaaagcatccaataaaagatgatttgattTTTCCTGAACACTTGGTGTTCAATCCCAGTGATAAtaatagtgcatttaataagagaaatatttctatcattagattaaaacacaatttgtgcaaatcgcatgatagaattaaaaagatatcgtagctagcagaaatgaatatgttgatcaactaaataaaagattaattgcaaaattttataataaaataaaatatttttcagtttttgacttagcagaaaatgataccaataattaatACCAAGAAGAACttgaatactttaataccaaatggccttctaccatacatgtttgttgtcaagtttattatttcttacgtatgttagtgtcaccgtatatataatagattaagttaaaattgatctttcattgtatataggttaattttgaaaaagaatatgcctgtcatgctactgaaaaacttagatgcgccgaatagcttatgtaatagcacacagatggtatataaaagttttgacaataacgtcacaCATGCagaaattatgatactggtcaatgtgcttctaagtatattcttatccctgaattcaactttcgtcttccgaaactaaggaatatctttttaaatttgtgtgaaaataatttttagtatatttatgttttgcaaatataacaaataaagcacaaggacaaacatcctaaatattggactatatttaccgcaatatgttttcttgtacgaacaactgtatgttgcaTTTTCAAGAGAGATgtcaagatcgacaacaagagttttggttaaggcggagcaaccaaagcattaggaggaaacatacacaaaaaaatattgtccacaaaTAAGTGTccgttaagataccatcacattaaatacttttaaactataatacataattatctaactaacatgacaaaattgatcatttgtgtaagttttgacgATGTCCTTTTAtgttaaattcatgtattatgctattgtaataatatttttcggcatttagatgattgttgtattattatacataaaattctctcattaattaaattttattgttccttcatataaataaatatttaaatcatcatgtgTCATTATCACCTTCATAGATACTAGTATACTAAAGTTCACCTACATATCATTTTACTATAACCTAACATGAAGTGTATACATTGTAATCTCTATGGCATTCGAAGTTAGAAAACATATATACTCGGGAAGGAGCTACAAAATGTTACGGATAATTAACCTAAGTTCCAATGTAGTTCTTTCTACTTTCTAGCAATTACATTCTGATTTTCATCGGAAACATAGCAAGGTGGAGACATAAAGAATTACTAGTAGCCTGTAGCTCGCTACCAACAGTTATCTACGACAGAAAAAGTGAAGAATGGAAGTAGGAGCTCACGTTTGTAGTAAACTCATCAGTTCATCTTCACCATAAGAGCCCACCGCAAGCTTCGTTGTAATTTTATGCATCAAATTGCCATGACCATCAAATTGCTGCAAATTAAATTAAGCAGATCACGGAATCAAAGGCCACGTAACTTCAAATGAGGCTCATCCAGCAGAAAGACATTTGAAAAAAGTACTTATAAAAACATTTCAACAGAGTAAGTTGGAAAGAGGTAATGCTAACATGGAAAGAGCCGGTCCAGTTGCCCAAATTGAGGCGAATGAAACGCTGAAGAGCGTCGACACTTATTGGTAGTTCGCTTGTATTTCGACTACTTTGGACCGCCGCGCCATTGGAACTGGAGCATGACGGCGGTTTCCTAAACTGGTAATTCGGAGACCGGAATGGAAATATTTGCGGAATAACAAATTTGTCATTCCCTGAACTTAGATTTATCTTTCGTGTGACGGAGGGCGAAGTGGGAGGCACAAAAATGGCTGACATAGACGTTGTTGCCATGGAGAGAATTTGGGACGCTTCTTCCTAATATTGCCACCATTTGTAAATTATCTTATCCGATTATCTAGGAAGCTAGCCCCATTTCCCCTAACCCGACCCGCCATAAGAAAGTCCTTCCTTGTGACTCAATAAAAGGGACAAGTGCAGATGTAGCCGttctaaaattttaaattaaaaattttaacttAAGAATAACTCAGAATATTTTTAtcctgaaaaattaaaatttagtaTATATTGGCTAATTCTTAAATAGTAGCTCTTTAGAGTGACTACCTTGTGTCATTTctattcaaaataaaacgattaaTAGGCCTTTAAGCACAAAAATATGTTTTATCATGGACAGAGTCAGAATTTGAGATTTTAATCTTTTCGAATTATTGATTTAATTAATAACTTAATATATTTAATATAAATCTAATGGATTTAGCCGTTGTCTCTTTTATTTTAGTAGTTAAAATTgcgtttccattttttttttacacCGAAAAACTAAAGTCTGAAATAATAGCAATTTATAC
Proteins encoded in this window:
- the LOC107790531 gene encoding uncharacterized protein LOC107790531, encoding MATTSMSAIFVPPTSPSVTRKINLSSGNDKFVIPQIFPFRSPNYQFRKPPSCSSSNGAAVQSSRNTSELPISVDALQRFIRLNLGNWTGSFHQFDGHGNLMHKITTKLAVGSYGEDELMSLLQTLYIKQPQSTTSFSGDDSEPEWFEYKIKETNMFTVDKYQQIGFFPKEKAYALRYQTAGMLETVLRQGVLGEDDIGEESPRNLKLPSKRPSIVCENCLYSLEKDKRVRAFHIMDPKGILEMILVFLEERGNGEVIPPSFDNFKEDSERLLPHLGTWKGHSLTKRTGVYGATITEADTTAVLEMNKDGQLVQDITSTSGTSKITTNVHWTGTMSKNLVTFDGGFQLSLLPGGIYMGYPSDVAKSVQESRSFHLEFCWLESPGKRQRLIRTYDVEGLAVSSTYFIESKI